Proteins encoded within one genomic window of Siniperca chuatsi isolate FFG_IHB_CAS linkage group LG4, ASM2008510v1, whole genome shotgun sequence:
- the phf21ab gene encoding PHD finger protein 21A isoform X4, whose amino-acid sequence MLQLDGFPTGDGVKADRSAGRLTGSMMELQTLQEALKVEIQIHQKLVAQMKQDPQNADLKKQLHELQAKITALSEKQKKVVEQLRKELLVKQEPEAKLQLHIQTPPVGGDIKPSGLLQSQQIPGGLQQTLTVTPVLTTKTLPLVLKAAATPTLPGSVLPQRPATVAMVTTAITRPDSQNAPINLQVTSKLTNQSSEPVRLVSKNAMVVRPKPATPTNVPIAPAPPPPMMAAPQLLQRPVMLATKLSSSLTSAAPIHQVRIVNGQPCGKTGSTPLTGIVITTPVSATATRLASPAQAPNPTPIPAPTPAQPIQISSLTTEPKTVKSGGGAEQKAVVSLPSSSTPPLSPPPPPRPKKEENPEKLAFMVSLGLVTHDHLEEIQSKRQERKRRTTANPVYSGAVFEPERKKSAVSYLNSPLHQGTRKRGRPPKYSSVPELGSLTPTSPSSPVHPLPLPSPSSGDGDIHEDFCTVCRRSGQLLMCDTCSRVYHLDCLDPPLKTIPKGMWICPKCQDQILKKEEAIPWPGTLAIVHSYIAYKEAKEEEKQKLMKWSSELKLEREQLEQRVKQLSNSITKCMETKNTILARQKDMQLSLEKVKHLIRLIQAFNFSHALAETEGKDVSTRVQDCAEGAVGSEAAPEANSVEKVKAGSSSASSNADGNDKQEEHGATGNNQTTGAAGGDSNSQAVLEDSAVLTADNSPGVGAGGKAGPGVGAGGGGDTGTGLLVDVVAKPETEAAPAVDIPASSVVATVATTNGTAEPACPDHSPAGGCTTNSENKMTAVNPPVTAVEKKQEIPDSDGSNTNNSKTSEPSQHSLPALVSSLDNKK is encoded by the exons ATGCTTCAGTTGGATGGTTTTCCTACTGGAGACGGTGTTAAG gctgaTCGATCGGCTGGCAGACTGACTGGATCCATGATGGAATTACAGACGTTACAGGAGGCTCTGAAGGTGGAGATCCAGATCCATCAG AAACTGGTTGCCCAGATGAAGCAGGACCCTCAG AACGCAGACCTGAAGAAGCAGCTCCACGAACTTCAAGCGAAGATCACAGCGCTCAGTGAGAAGCAG aAGAAGGTGGTGGAGCAGCTGAGGAAGGAGCTGTTGGTGAAGCAGGAGCCAGAGGCAAAGCTGCAGCTGCACATCCAAACTCCTCCAGTAGGTGGCGACATCAAGCCGAGCGGCCTGCTGCAGAGCCAGCAGATACCTGGAGGACTGCAGCAG ACCCTGACAGTCACTCCGGTCCTCACCACGAAGACTCTACCTCTGGTGCTGAAAGCTGCCGCCACGCCCACCCTGCCCGGCTCTGTCCTGCCGCAACGCCCGGCCACTGTCGCCATGGTAACCACGGCTATCACCAGACCCGACTCGCAGAACGCCCCCATCAACCTGCAGGTGACCAGcaagctgaccaatcagagctcagAGCCCGTGCGACTGGTGTCCAAGAACGCCATGGTG GTCAGGCCAAAACCAGCCACACCCACCAACGTCCCCATCGCCCCGGCCCCTCCCCCGCCCATGATGGCGGCCCCCCAGCTGCTCCAGAGGCCCGTCATGTTGGCTACCAAGCTGTCGTCCTCGCTGACCTCGGCGGCTCCCATCCACCAGGTCCGGATCGTTAACGGGCAGCCCTGCGGTAAGACCGGCTCCACCCCGCTGACGGGCATCGTCATCACCACGCCGGTCTCTGCTACCGCCACCCGCCTCGCCAGCCCCGCCCAGGCGCCCAACCCCACCCCCATCCCCGCCCCGACTCCTGCCCAGCCGATCCAGATCAGCAGCCTGACCACTGAGCCCAAG ACTGTTAAATCAGGAGGTGGAGCAGAGCAGAAAGCTGTCGTCagcctcccctcttcctccactcctccgttgtctcctcctcctcctcccagacCCAAGAAAGAGGAGAACCCAGAG aaaCTGGCCTTCATGGTGTCTTTGGGTCTGGTAACACACGACCACTTGGAAG AAATTCAGAGCAAAAGGCAGGAGCGGAAGAGAAGAACAACGGCCAACCCGGTGTACAGCGGCGCCGTGTTTGAACCTGAG aggaaaaagagcGCAGTGAGTTACCTGAACAGCCCTCTGCACCAGGGGACCAGGAAGAGAG GTCGCCCACCCAAATACAGCAGCGTCCCGGAGCTGGGCAGCCTCACCCCGACCTCCCCCTCCAGCCCCGTCCATCCCCTCCCCCTGCCCAGCCCCAGCTCTGGGGAT GGAGACATCCATGAGGATTTCTGCACTGTGTGCAGACGCAGTGGCCAGTTGCTCATGTGCGACACGTGTTCTCGTGTTTATCACCTGGACTGCCTGGATCCACCCCTGAAAACCATTCCTAAAGGCATGTGGATCTGTCCAAAATGTCAAGATCAG ATcctgaaaaaagaagaagccaTTCCCTGGCCTGGTACGCTGGCTATTGTTCATTCCTACATCGCTTACAAAGAAG CtaaagaagaggagaaacagaagCTGATGAAATGGAGTTCTGAACTGAAACTGGAGCGCGAGCAGCTGGAACAGAGAGTCAAACAGCTCAGCAACTCCATAACG AAATGCATGGAGACCAAAAACACCATCCTGGCTCGTCAGAAAGACATGCAGCTTTCCCTGGAAAAAGTCAAACATCTGATTCGCCTCATCCAAGCCTTCAATTTCAGCCACGCTCTGGCAGAGACAGAGGGTAAGGACGTCAGTACCAGAGTCCAGGACTGTGCAGAAGGTGCAGTCGGCTCTGAAGCTGCACCGGAAGCCAACTCTGTAGAGAAAGTGAAGGCTGGGAGCTCCTCAGCCAGCAGCAACGCTGATGGAAACGACAAACAAGAGGAGCACGGAGCCACAGGGAACAACCAGAcaacaggagcagcaggaggagactCCAACAGCCAGGCTGTCCTAGAAGACAGCGCAGTCCTAACAGCAGATAACAGCCCCGGTGTAGGGGCAGGGGGTAAGGCAGGGCCTGGTGTTGGGGCAGGGGGAGGGGGTGACACGGGGACTGGTCTCCTGGTGGACGTTGTGGCCAAGCCTGAGACTGAGGCAGCTCCGGCGGTTGACATTCCCGCTTCCTCAGTGGTCGCGACTGTTGCCACCACCAATGGCACGGCCGAGCCGGCCTGCCCTGACCACAGCCCCGCAGGAGGCTGCACCACCAACTCTGAGAACAAGATGACTGCCGTCAACCCTCCAGTGACAGCGGTGGAGAAGAAACAGGAGATCCCTGACAGTGACGGCAGCAAcaccaacaacagcaaaacCTCAGAACCCTCCCAGCATTCTTTGCCAGCTCTTGTCAGCAGTTTGGACAATAAAAAGTAA
- the phf21ab gene encoding PHD finger protein 21A isoform X3 — protein MLQLDGFPTGDGVKADRSAGRLTGSMMELQTLQEALKVEIQIHQKLVAQMKQDPQNADLKKQLHELQAKITALSEKQKKVVEQLRKELLVKQEPEAKLQLHIQTPPVGGDIKPSGLLQSQQIPGGLQQTLTVTPVLTTKTLPLVLKAAATPTLPGSVLPQRPATVAMVTTAITRPDSQNAPINLQVTSKLTNQSSEPVRLVSKNAMVVRPKPATPTNVPIAPAPPPPMMAAPQLLQRPVMLATKLSSSLTSAAPIHQVRIVNGQPCGKTGSTPLTGIVITTPVSATATRLASPAQAPNPTPIPAPTPAQPIQISSLTTEPKQTVKSGGGAEQKAVVSLPSSSTPPLSPPPPPRPKKEENPEKLAFMVSLGLVTHDHLEEIQSKRQERKRRTTANPVYSGAVFEPERKKSAVSYLNSPLHQGTRKRGRPPKYSSVPELGSLTPTSPSSPVHPLPLPSPSSGDGDIHEDFCTVCRRSGQLLMCDTCSRVYHLDCLDPPLKTIPKGMWICPKCQDQILKKEEAIPWPGTLAIVHSYIAYKEAKEEEKQKLMKWSSELKLEREQLEQRVKQLSNSITKCMETKNTILARQKDMQLSLEKVKHLIRLIQAFNFSHALAETEGKDVSTRVQDCAEGAVGSEAAPEANSVEKVKAGSSSASSNADGNDKQEEHGATGNNQTTGAAGGDSNSQAVLEDSAVLTADNSPGVGAGGKAGPGVGAGGGGDTGTGLLVDVVAKPETEAAPAVDIPASSVVATVATTNGTAEPACPDHSPAGGCTTNSENKMTAVNPPVTAVEKKQEIPDSDGSNTNNSKTSEPSQHSLPALVSSLDNKK, from the exons ATGCTTCAGTTGGATGGTTTTCCTACTGGAGACGGTGTTAAG gctgaTCGATCGGCTGGCAGACTGACTGGATCCATGATGGAATTACAGACGTTACAGGAGGCTCTGAAGGTGGAGATCCAGATCCATCAG AAACTGGTTGCCCAGATGAAGCAGGACCCTCAG AACGCAGACCTGAAGAAGCAGCTCCACGAACTTCAAGCGAAGATCACAGCGCTCAGTGAGAAGCAG aAGAAGGTGGTGGAGCAGCTGAGGAAGGAGCTGTTGGTGAAGCAGGAGCCAGAGGCAAAGCTGCAGCTGCACATCCAAACTCCTCCAGTAGGTGGCGACATCAAGCCGAGCGGCCTGCTGCAGAGCCAGCAGATACCTGGAGGACTGCAGCAG ACCCTGACAGTCACTCCGGTCCTCACCACGAAGACTCTACCTCTGGTGCTGAAAGCTGCCGCCACGCCCACCCTGCCCGGCTCTGTCCTGCCGCAACGCCCGGCCACTGTCGCCATGGTAACCACGGCTATCACCAGACCCGACTCGCAGAACGCCCCCATCAACCTGCAGGTGACCAGcaagctgaccaatcagagctcagAGCCCGTGCGACTGGTGTCCAAGAACGCCATGGTG GTCAGGCCAAAACCAGCCACACCCACCAACGTCCCCATCGCCCCGGCCCCTCCCCCGCCCATGATGGCGGCCCCCCAGCTGCTCCAGAGGCCCGTCATGTTGGCTACCAAGCTGTCGTCCTCGCTGACCTCGGCGGCTCCCATCCACCAGGTCCGGATCGTTAACGGGCAGCCCTGCGGTAAGACCGGCTCCACCCCGCTGACGGGCATCGTCATCACCACGCCGGTCTCTGCTACCGCCACCCGCCTCGCCAGCCCCGCCCAGGCGCCCAACCCCACCCCCATCCCCGCCCCGACTCCTGCCCAGCCGATCCAGATCAGCAGCCTGACCACTGAGCCCAAG cagACTGTTAAATCAGGAGGTGGAGCAGAGCAGAAAGCTGTCGTCagcctcccctcttcctccactcctccgttgtctcctcctcctcctcccagacCCAAGAAAGAGGAGAACCCAGAG aaaCTGGCCTTCATGGTGTCTTTGGGTCTGGTAACACACGACCACTTGGAAG AAATTCAGAGCAAAAGGCAGGAGCGGAAGAGAAGAACAACGGCCAACCCGGTGTACAGCGGCGCCGTGTTTGAACCTGAG aggaaaaagagcGCAGTGAGTTACCTGAACAGCCCTCTGCACCAGGGGACCAGGAAGAGAG GTCGCCCACCCAAATACAGCAGCGTCCCGGAGCTGGGCAGCCTCACCCCGACCTCCCCCTCCAGCCCCGTCCATCCCCTCCCCCTGCCCAGCCCCAGCTCTGGGGAT GGAGACATCCATGAGGATTTCTGCACTGTGTGCAGACGCAGTGGCCAGTTGCTCATGTGCGACACGTGTTCTCGTGTTTATCACCTGGACTGCCTGGATCCACCCCTGAAAACCATTCCTAAAGGCATGTGGATCTGTCCAAAATGTCAAGATCAG ATcctgaaaaaagaagaagccaTTCCCTGGCCTGGTACGCTGGCTATTGTTCATTCCTACATCGCTTACAAAGAAG CtaaagaagaggagaaacagaagCTGATGAAATGGAGTTCTGAACTGAAACTGGAGCGCGAGCAGCTGGAACAGAGAGTCAAACAGCTCAGCAACTCCATAACG AAATGCATGGAGACCAAAAACACCATCCTGGCTCGTCAGAAAGACATGCAGCTTTCCCTGGAAAAAGTCAAACATCTGATTCGCCTCATCCAAGCCTTCAATTTCAGCCACGCTCTGGCAGAGACAGAGGGTAAGGACGTCAGTACCAGAGTCCAGGACTGTGCAGAAGGTGCAGTCGGCTCTGAAGCTGCACCGGAAGCCAACTCTGTAGAGAAAGTGAAGGCTGGGAGCTCCTCAGCCAGCAGCAACGCTGATGGAAACGACAAACAAGAGGAGCACGGAGCCACAGGGAACAACCAGAcaacaggagcagcaggaggagactCCAACAGCCAGGCTGTCCTAGAAGACAGCGCAGTCCTAACAGCAGATAACAGCCCCGGTGTAGGGGCAGGGGGTAAGGCAGGGCCTGGTGTTGGGGCAGGGGGAGGGGGTGACACGGGGACTGGTCTCCTGGTGGACGTTGTGGCCAAGCCTGAGACTGAGGCAGCTCCGGCGGTTGACATTCCCGCTTCCTCAGTGGTCGCGACTGTTGCCACCACCAATGGCACGGCCGAGCCGGCCTGCCCTGACCACAGCCCCGCAGGAGGCTGCACCACCAACTCTGAGAACAAGATGACTGCCGTCAACCCTCCAGTGACAGCGGTGGAGAAGAAACAGGAGATCCCTGACAGTGACGGCAGCAAcaccaacaacagcaaaacCTCAGAACCCTCCCAGCATTCTTTGCCAGCTCTTGTCAGCAGTTTGGACAATAAAAAGTAA